A region from the Pseudonocardia petroleophila genome encodes:
- a CDS encoding glycosyltransferase family 4 protein: protein MSARGDHVCIVVQNLPVPFDRRVWLECQALRDAGYTVSVVCPKGPGDPAFQELDGVALHKYRAFPPITRKIMFVAEYLWSVLATFVVLTRVWRRAPFSVVQVCNPPDVLWIAVLPFRLRGVRMVYDQHDLCPELYLSRFGGSTGLPYRALQVAERITYALAAQVISTNESYRRVAMTRGRKRPADVTVVRTGPDPDRMRRVDEDEELRRGHPFLLVYLGVMGPQDGVDHALRAMHEIVHVHGRTDVALTLIGDGDAGADLRRLAEDLALGDHVHFTGRAPDALVATLLSTADVGLSPDPRNPLNDVSTMNKTMEYMAFELPVVAYDLVETRVSAADAAIYAEPNRVDSYALAILDLLADEVRRKEMGVAGRRRVEDVLAWRNQIPPYVHVYDRLSGR from the coding sequence GTGAGCGCGCGCGGCGACCACGTCTGCATCGTCGTGCAGAACCTGCCGGTGCCGTTCGACCGGCGGGTCTGGCTGGAGTGTCAGGCGCTGCGCGACGCGGGGTACACCGTGTCGGTCGTCTGCCCGAAGGGCCCGGGCGACCCGGCCTTCCAGGAGCTCGACGGGGTGGCGCTGCACAAGTACCGCGCGTTCCCGCCGATCACCCGCAAGATCATGTTCGTCGCCGAGTACCTGTGGTCGGTCCTGGCGACGTTCGTCGTGCTCACACGGGTCTGGCGGCGCGCGCCGTTCTCCGTGGTGCAGGTGTGCAACCCGCCGGACGTGCTGTGGATCGCGGTGCTGCCGTTCCGGCTGCGCGGCGTGCGGATGGTCTACGACCAGCACGACCTGTGCCCGGAGCTGTACCTGTCCCGGTTCGGGGGGTCCACCGGCCTGCCCTACCGGGCGCTGCAGGTCGCGGAGCGGATCACCTACGCGCTGGCCGCGCAGGTGATCTCGACGAACGAGTCCTACCGGCGCGTGGCCATGACGCGCGGCCGCAAGCGGCCCGCCGACGTGACCGTGGTGCGCACCGGGCCGGACCCGGACCGGATGCGCCGGGTCGACGAGGACGAGGAGCTGCGGCGCGGCCACCCGTTCCTGCTGGTCTACCTCGGGGTGATGGGGCCGCAGGACGGCGTGGACCACGCGCTGCGGGCGATGCACGAGATCGTCCACGTCCACGGCCGCACGGACGTCGCGCTCACCCTGATCGGGGACGGCGACGCCGGCGCCGACCTGCGCCGGCTCGCCGAGGACCTCGCGCTCGGCGACCACGTCCACTTCACCGGCCGCGCTCCCGACGCGCTCGTCGCCACGCTGCTCTCCACGGCCGACGTCGGTCTCTCGCCCGACCCGCGCAACCCGCTCAACGACGTGTCGACGATGAACAAGACCATGGAGTACATGGCGTTCGAGCTGCCGGTCGTCGCCTACGACCTGGTGGAGACGCGGGTCTCGGCCGCCGACGCCGCGATCTACGCCGAGCCCAACCGGGTCGACTCCTACGCGCTCGCGATCCTCGACCTGCTCGCCGACGAGGTGCGCCGCAAGGAGATGGGCGTGGCCGGCCGGCGCCGGGTCGAGGACGTCCTGGCCTGGCGCAACCAGATCCCTCCGTACGTCCACGTCTACGACCGCCTGTCCGGTCGCTGA
- a CDS encoding UDP-glucose dehydrogenase family protein encodes MNVTLFGLGYVGSVTATCLASRGHRVVGVDTDAVKVAALNAGVPPVLEAGLDDLLLRVVASGALRATESVRDALVDSDVSLICVGTPSAPNGSTDLRQVRRVVREIGRVLAGSARPHTLVVRSTVPPGTVEDVVVPLLEEASGRRVGEGLQVAMCPEFLREGTSVADFFDPPFLVVGGSPEAAAAVRELFGFVEGPTHEVELRSAESLKYACNAFHALKVSFTNELSRLYRLLDVDSREVMEVFVGDRQLNISPAYLRPGFAFGGSCLPKDLRSLLHLARMNCVDLPVLQGALVSNEMVVRDVAERVLDAVESGGEHNRRVALLGLSFKHNTDDLRESPNVALAEMMLGKGLDVRIHDPHVNASLLTGANLRYVQERLPHLQKVLHEDAADALRGAHVAVVSTADPTVIATVLAAAPPVVIDLDGRLGRPVESLAGYQGVGW; translated from the coding sequence GTGAACGTCACACTGTTCGGGCTCGGCTACGTCGGGTCCGTCACCGCGACGTGCCTGGCGAGCCGAGGACATCGCGTCGTCGGGGTCGACACCGACGCGGTGAAGGTCGCCGCGCTCAACGCGGGTGTCCCGCCGGTGCTCGAGGCGGGCCTGGACGACCTGCTCCTGCGGGTCGTCGCGAGCGGCGCGCTGCGGGCCACCGAGTCGGTCCGGGACGCCCTCGTCGACTCCGACGTCTCGCTGATCTGCGTGGGCACGCCGTCCGCCCCGAACGGCAGCACCGACCTGCGGCAGGTGCGGCGGGTGGTCCGGGAGATCGGACGGGTGCTGGCCGGGTCGGCGCGGCCGCACACGCTGGTCGTCCGGTCGACGGTGCCGCCCGGCACCGTCGAGGACGTCGTCGTCCCGCTGCTGGAGGAGGCGTCCGGCCGCCGCGTCGGCGAGGGCCTGCAGGTGGCGATGTGCCCGGAGTTCCTGCGCGAGGGTACGAGCGTGGCCGACTTCTTCGACCCGCCGTTCCTGGTGGTCGGCGGGTCCCCGGAGGCGGCGGCCGCGGTGCGCGAGCTGTTCGGGTTCGTCGAGGGCCCCACGCACGAGGTGGAGCTGCGCTCGGCGGAGAGCCTGAAGTACGCCTGCAACGCCTTCCACGCGCTCAAGGTGTCGTTCACCAACGAGCTGTCGCGGCTCTACCGGCTGCTCGACGTCGACAGCCGGGAGGTCATGGAGGTCTTCGTCGGCGACCGGCAGCTGAACATCTCGCCCGCCTACCTGCGGCCCGGGTTCGCGTTCGGCGGGTCGTGCCTGCCCAAGGACCTGCGCAGCCTGCTGCACCTGGCCCGGATGAACTGCGTGGACCTGCCGGTGCTGCAGGGCGCGCTGGTGTCGAACGAGATGGTGGTCCGCGACGTCGCGGAGCGGGTGCTGGACGCCGTCGAGTCCGGCGGCGAGCACAACCGGCGGGTGGCCCTGCTCGGCCTGTCGTTCAAGCACAACACCGACGACCTGCGGGAGAGCCCCAACGTGGCGCTCGCGGAGATGATGCTCGGCAAGGGCCTCGACGTGCGGATCCACGATCCGCACGTCAACGCGAGCCTGCTGACGGGGGCGAACCTGCGCTACGTCCAGGAGCGCCTGCCGCACCTGCAGAAGGTGCTGCACGAGGACGCGGCGGACGCGCTGCGCGGAGCCCACGTGGCGGTGGTCTCCACCGCCGACCCGACGGTCATCGCCACGGTGCTGGCCGCCGCGCCCCCGGTGGTCATCGACCTCGACGGGCGGCTGGGCCGGCCGGTCGAGTCGCTCGCCGGGTACCAGGGGGTGGGGTGGTGA
- a CDS encoding bi-domain-containing oxidoreductase, with protein MKQVVQNYRSGELALLDVPEPRCRPGGVLVRTVHSLISTGTELMKVGEASMSLLAKARARPDQVAKVLQSASTVGVAATYRKVTTKLDSWTPLGYSLAGVVVEVGEGVTDVAVGDLVACAGNEHALHGELNWVPRNLYCPVPAGVAPEHAAFGTVGAIAMQGVRRGEPQLGDAALVIGLGLIGQLVVQLLVASGVRVVGVDPDPSRCALAESLGALVCADPGSGVVDAAVADLTGGHGVDQVYLAAGGSSNEPVELAATLSRDRGRVVDIGKCRLDLPWNAYYEKELDVRFSRSYGPGRYDPSYELEGRDYPIGYVRWTERRNLACVLDLIDRGRIDVAPLITRIAPFAEAVETYRALESGDLKAVAVLFGYGPAAPGEPAPVVAAPVAVPVDRRRPSAVPGGRPLRLAVVGAGNYASSMLLPHLTGRDDVELSRVVTTTALSAANAQRRFGFAASGTDVDAAIEDPAVDAVLVATRHATHAALTRRALLAGKAVFVEKPLALSPTELGSVLDAVAESGNDRLQVGFNRRFAPLLVEARRRFGRRTGPATVRYLVNAGRLEPGSWYLDAAGEGSRFAGEGGHFVDTVGWLLDAAPDSVFATGTPGGADLQVVLGYPDGSTAVITYATAGHSAFPKETLDLLADGRVLRLDDFARAAVHGRERWASPRIPRGRDKGQSGQLDAFVAAVRSGGPMPVALEDVVATTRATLAVATSLATGVPVRLDARAAEPVPEPVGALP; from the coding sequence ATGAAGCAGGTCGTCCAGAACTACCGGTCCGGCGAGCTCGCGCTGCTCGACGTGCCCGAGCCGCGGTGCCGCCCGGGCGGCGTGCTCGTCCGCACCGTCCACTCGCTGATCTCCACCGGCACCGAGCTGATGAAGGTCGGCGAGGCGAGCATGTCGTTGCTGGCCAAGGCCAGGGCGCGGCCCGACCAGGTGGCGAAGGTGCTGCAGAGCGCGTCGACGGTCGGGGTGGCCGCCACCTACCGCAAGGTCACCACGAAGCTGGACTCCTGGACGCCGCTGGGCTACTCGCTCGCCGGTGTCGTCGTCGAGGTCGGCGAGGGCGTCACGGACGTGGCGGTGGGCGACCTCGTCGCCTGCGCGGGCAACGAGCACGCGCTGCACGGCGAGCTGAACTGGGTGCCGCGCAACCTCTACTGCCCGGTGCCCGCCGGGGTGGCCCCCGAGCACGCGGCGTTCGGCACGGTCGGCGCGATCGCGATGCAGGGCGTGCGCCGCGGCGAGCCGCAGCTCGGCGACGCGGCGCTGGTGATCGGGCTCGGGCTGATCGGCCAGCTCGTCGTGCAGCTGCTGGTGGCGTCGGGCGTGCGGGTGGTCGGCGTCGACCCGGACCCGTCGCGCTGCGCCCTCGCCGAGTCGCTCGGGGCCCTCGTCTGCGCCGACCCCGGCTCGGGCGTCGTGGACGCGGCGGTCGCCGACCTCACCGGCGGCCACGGCGTCGACCAGGTCTACCTGGCCGCCGGCGGCAGCAGCAACGAGCCCGTCGAGCTCGCCGCCACGCTCTCGCGCGACCGCGGACGGGTCGTCGACATCGGCAAGTGCCGCCTGGACCTGCCCTGGAACGCCTACTACGAGAAGGAGCTCGACGTCCGGTTCTCCCGGTCCTACGGGCCCGGTCGCTACGACCCGTCCTACGAGCTGGAGGGCCGCGACTACCCCATCGGCTACGTCCGGTGGACCGAGCGCCGCAACCTCGCGTGCGTCCTGGACCTCATCGACCGCGGCCGGATCGACGTCGCCCCGCTGATCACGCGCATCGCCCCGTTCGCCGAGGCCGTGGAGACCTACCGGGCGCTGGAGTCCGGGGACCTGAAGGCCGTCGCCGTGCTGTTCGGCTACGGCCCGGCCGCACCCGGGGAGCCCGCACCCGTCGTCGCGGCGCCGGTCGCGGTGCCGGTGGACCGCCGTCGTCCGTCGGCGGTGCCAGGCGGGCGACCGCTGCGGCTGGCGGTCGTCGGGGCGGGCAACTACGCCTCCTCGATGCTGCTGCCGCACCTGACCGGACGCGACGACGTCGAGCTGAGCCGGGTCGTCACCACGACCGCGCTGTCGGCGGCCAACGCGCAGCGCCGGTTCGGCTTCGCGGCGAGCGGCACCGACGTCGACGCCGCGATCGAGGACCCGGCCGTCGACGCCGTGCTGGTGGCGACCCGGCACGCCACGCACGCCGCCCTCACCCGGCGCGCCCTGCTCGCCGGCAAGGCCGTGTTCGTGGAGAAGCCGCTCGCCCTGTCTCCGACCGAGCTCGGCTCGGTGCTCGACGCCGTGGCGGAGTCCGGCAACGACCGCCTGCAGGTCGGCTTCAACCGCCGCTTCGCGCCGCTGCTGGTGGAGGCCAGGCGGCGGTTCGGCCGCCGGACGGGTCCGGCCACCGTGCGCTACCTCGTCAACGCCGGGCGCCTGGAGCCCGGGAGCTGGTACCTCGACGCCGCGGGGGAGGGGTCGCGCTTCGCCGGGGAGGGCGGGCACTTCGTCGACACGGTGGGCTGGCTGCTCGACGCCGCGCCGGACTCGGTCTTCGCCACGGGCACGCCGGGCGGGGCCGACCTGCAGGTGGTCCTCGGCTACCCGGACGGGTCGACCGCGGTCATCACCTACGCCACGGCCGGGCACAGCGCCTTCCCGAAGGAGACCCTCGACCTGCTCGCCGACGGGCGGGTGCTGCGGCTGGACGACTTCGCCCGCGCCGCCGTGCACGGCCGTGAGCGCTGGGCGTCCCCCCGCATCCCGCGGGGCCGGGACAAGGGCCAGTCCGGGCAGCTCGACGCGTTCGTGGCGGCCGTGCGCTCCGGCGGGCCGATGCCGGTGGCCCTGGAGGACGTGGTGGCCACCACGCGCGCCACGCTCGCGGTCGCCACCAGCCTCGCGACCGGGGTGCCGGTGCGCCTGGACGCGCGGGCCGCGGAGCCCGTCCCGGAACCCGTCGGGGCGCTGCCGTGA
- a CDS encoding polysaccharide biosynthesis protein: protein MSTAPEPLLDLSGLAAGLRWRRRTWVGLALAGLLLGVLSTVVLPSGSTAVTRVHVTHEEESFTNATTIGETDVALFETTQVAAAALQRMGDPAVTPAQLLAAYQVKAVAANVLELTVTGRDGAGALARAQALADAYIATHVGRIQDAADAEAAALTDRRDAAQAQLDDLADQISDVAAQPVTPATAAQLEALYAARAGLDGQIQDLGQRAEEASIGAPRVAAGTTIVDAPRIAGRSPLVAAGIAGAIGLVLGLGVGLGVALVGAVVADRPVLRRDVAAHLGASVIAQLPAPRRGPSRLVNRSGPAAERRRAAAVLARLVGPEPGAVSLLEVGCPRLAAALAVDIAAELVVDRDVVLVDDLPGRDVQAAGPAAPVEVVDGASHPAGPPAAGTCYLGVGSAGPDTAWSDLARLGTETLLVVRAGAASTARLHEVARQLADVGIHVIGVVLVHPDPRDRTDGTLWDGLHHALRGRAAALAAGRHPDELVLVPASGADPAGASGHGPGTNGNGRATAAATPTGDDGPSGADVEGPDVEGADVGIEVGVGSAPGGTASNGTGKKGNGTAKNRTAGAGARSSRNGTGPSVDVTAGDDVEVT from the coding sequence ATGAGCACCGCGCCCGAACCCCTCCTCGACCTGAGCGGACTGGCCGCCGGGCTGCGCTGGCGCCGCCGCACGTGGGTGGGCCTCGCGCTCGCCGGCCTGCTCCTCGGTGTGCTGAGCACCGTGGTCCTCCCGTCGGGGAGCACCGCCGTCACGCGGGTGCACGTGACCCACGAGGAGGAGTCGTTCACGAACGCTACGACGATCGGCGAGACGGACGTCGCCCTGTTCGAGACCACCCAGGTGGCGGCGGCCGCGCTGCAGCGGATGGGTGACCCCGCCGTGACGCCGGCGCAGCTGCTCGCCGCGTACCAGGTCAAGGCGGTCGCCGCGAACGTCCTCGAGCTCACGGTGACCGGCCGGGACGGGGCCGGCGCCCTCGCCAGGGCCCAGGCGCTCGCCGACGCCTACATCGCCACCCACGTCGGCCGGATCCAGGACGCCGCCGACGCGGAGGCGGCGGCGCTCACCGACCGCCGGGACGCCGCGCAGGCGCAGCTCGACGACCTCGCCGACCAGATCTCGGACGTCGCCGCCCAACCGGTGACCCCCGCGACGGCCGCCCAGCTGGAGGCGCTCTACGCCGCCCGGGCCGGGCTGGACGGGCAGATCCAGGACCTCGGGCAGCGCGCCGAGGAGGCCAGCATCGGGGCCCCGCGCGTCGCCGCGGGGACCACGATCGTCGACGCTCCGCGCATCGCCGGCCGTTCCCCGCTCGTCGCGGCGGGGATCGCGGGGGCCATCGGGCTGGTGCTGGGGCTCGGCGTCGGGCTCGGCGTCGCGCTGGTCGGCGCCGTCGTCGCCGACCGGCCCGTGCTGCGCCGGGACGTCGCCGCCCACCTCGGGGCCTCGGTGATCGCCCAGCTGCCCGCGCCGCGCCGCGGCCCGTCCCGGCTGGTGAACCGGTCCGGCCCGGCCGCCGAGCGCAGGCGGGCGGCCGCCGTCCTCGCCCGGCTCGTCGGCCCGGAGCCGGGGGCGGTGTCGCTGCTGGAGGTGGGCTGTCCCCGGCTCGCGGCGGCGCTCGCCGTCGACATCGCGGCCGAGCTCGTCGTCGATCGGGACGTGGTGCTGGTCGACGACCTGCCCGGCCGCGACGTGCAGGCGGCCGGTCCCGCGGCACCGGTGGAGGTGGTCGACGGCGCGTCCCACCCGGCCGGTCCGCCGGCCGCGGGCACGTGCTACCTCGGGGTGGGGTCGGCCGGGCCGGACACCGCCTGGTCGGACCTCGCGCGCCTCGGGACCGAGACGCTGCTGGTCGTGCGGGCGGGCGCGGCGTCCACGGCGAGGCTGCACGAGGTGGCCCGCCAGCTCGCCGACGTCGGCATCCACGTCATCGGCGTCGTCCTCGTGCACCCGGACCCCCGGGACCGCACCGACGGCACCCTCTGGGACGGCCTGCACCACGCCCTGCGCGGACGCGCCGCCGCCCTGGCCGCCGGCCGGCACCCGGACGAGCTCGTGCTCGTGCCGGCGTCCGGGGCCGACCCGGCCGGCGCGTCCGGCCACGGCCCGGGCACGAACGGGAACGGGCGCGCGACGGCCGCGGCGACACCGACCGGGGACGACGGCCCGTCCGGCGCGGACGTCGAGGGCCCGGACGTCGAGGGCGCCGACGTCGGGATCGAGGTCGGCGTCGGCTCGGCGCCGGGCGGTACGGCGTCGAACGGGACCGGGAAGAAGGGGAACGGCACGGCGAAGAACCGCACGGCGGGGGCGGGGGCCCGGAGCTCGAGGAACGGAACGGGTCCCTCCGTGGACGTCACGGCGGGCGACGACGTGGAGGTCACGTGA
- a CDS encoding heparinase II/III family protein: protein MSPAEVAGRVVTARRARRWRREVDRTDAVLPGRRFTATLPAGLTDLLPLEPAAGLVGTADRLMDGTAEYFGVVRDDMVAPDWSRDPKTGRRCPTDVYAFDVPYRDEEAVGDVKQLWEPSRHQHLTVLAAAYALTGDDRYAHRVADHLKSWWAANPPMRGVHWVSGIELGIRLISWVWTRRLLDGWRGAPGLFEDNPEALLQIRFHQRWLEAFPSRGSSANNHVVAELAGQVAASCAFNWFPESHRWGREAMAALTVHLARNTFPSGLNREQATEYHGLVLELGVAAVVEADAAGLAVPGALWDTLVRMSDALAAVVDTTGRPPRQGDADDGRGLVLDGHGTDRWASLIATGAALFGAASWWPAPDADDLATPLLAALARPRPTVSGRPRERPSHFPDAGLTLLRAPASAGAAEIWCRCDAGPHGFGAIAAHAHADALSVEVRHGGVDVLADPGTYCYHGEPQWRSWFRSTLAHNTLELDGTDQSRSGGPFLWMRHARSRTLQVGAGVGGVQRWRGEHDGYAVPGRPLTHRRTVELDPDARELRLHDAITGPGPRPCRLAFHLGPTVAVELTGSTALLRWSTGPDAPHDALLDLPDGLVWTLHRGETDPPRGWYSPGFGRREPAATLIGTGEIGPPGLATVLCFADVPRPERNRP, encoded by the coding sequence ATGTCCCCCGCCGAGGTCGCGGGCCGCGTGGTCACCGCGCGGCGCGCCCGGCGGTGGCGGCGCGAGGTCGACCGCACCGACGCGGTGCTGCCCGGGCGCCGGTTCACCGCGACCCTGCCCGCGGGCCTGACCGACCTGCTGCCCCTGGAGCCCGCCGCCGGGCTGGTCGGCACCGCCGACCGGCTGATGGACGGCACCGCCGAGTACTTCGGCGTGGTGCGCGACGACATGGTCGCCCCGGACTGGTCGCGGGACCCGAAGACCGGGCGGCGCTGCCCGACCGACGTCTACGCCTTCGACGTCCCCTACCGCGACGAGGAGGCCGTCGGCGACGTCAAGCAGCTGTGGGAGCCCTCGCGCCACCAGCACCTCACCGTGCTGGCCGCCGCCTACGCGCTGACCGGCGACGACCGCTACGCGCACCGGGTCGCCGACCACCTCAAGTCGTGGTGGGCGGCGAACCCGCCGATGCGCGGCGTGCACTGGGTCAGCGGCATCGAGCTGGGCATCCGGCTGATCTCCTGGGTGTGGACCCGCAGGCTGCTCGACGGCTGGCGGGGTGCCCCGGGGCTGTTCGAGGACAACCCCGAGGCGCTGCTGCAGATCCGCTTCCACCAGCGGTGGCTGGAGGCGTTCCCCAGCCGCGGCAGCTCGGCGAACAACCACGTCGTCGCCGAGCTGGCCGGCCAGGTCGCCGCCTCCTGCGCGTTCAACTGGTTCCCCGAGTCGCACCGGTGGGGTCGCGAGGCGATGGCGGCGCTGACGGTGCACCTCGCGCGCAACACGTTCCCGTCGGGGCTGAACCGGGAGCAGGCGACCGAGTACCACGGGCTGGTCCTGGAGCTCGGCGTCGCCGCGGTCGTGGAGGCCGACGCCGCCGGCCTCGCCGTGCCGGGAGCCCTGTGGGACACCCTCGTGCGGATGTCCGACGCGCTCGCCGCCGTCGTCGACACCACGGGGCGGCCGCCCCGGCAGGGCGACGCCGACGACGGAAGGGGGCTGGTGCTCGACGGGCACGGCACCGACCGCTGGGCCTCCCTGATCGCCACCGGGGCCGCCCTGTTCGGGGCGGCGTCCTGGTGGCCGGCCCCGGACGCGGACGACCTCGCGACGCCCCTGCTCGCGGCGCTCGCCCGGCCCCGGCCGACGGTGTCCGGGCGGCCCCGGGAGCGCCCGTCGCACTTCCCCGACGCGGGCCTGACCCTGCTGCGGGCCCCCGCCTCGGCGGGCGCGGCCGAGATCTGGTGCCGCTGCGACGCCGGGCCGCACGGCTTCGGCGCGATCGCCGCCCACGCCCACGCCGACGCGCTGTCGGTGGAGGTGCGCCACGGCGGGGTCGACGTGCTCGCCGACCCCGGGACCTACTGCTACCACGGGGAGCCGCAGTGGCGCTCCTGGTTCCGCTCGACCCTCGCGCACAACACGCTGGAGCTCGACGGCACCGACCAGAGCCGGTCCGGCGGCCCCTTCCTGTGGATGCGCCACGCGCGGAGCCGCACCCTGCAGGTCGGCGCCGGGGTGGGCGGCGTCCAGCGCTGGCGGGGCGAGCACGACGGGTACGCCGTACCCGGACGCCCGCTGACCCACCGCCGCACCGTGGAGCTCGACCCGGACGCACGGGAGCTGCGCCTCCACGACGCGATCACCGGACCCGGCCCCCGCCCGTGCCGCCTCGCCTTCCACCTGGGGCCGACGGTGGCGGTGGAGCTGACCGGCTCCACCGCGCTGCTCCGCTGGTCCACCGGCCCGGACGCCCCCCACGACGCGCTCCTGGACCTGCCCGACGGGCTCGTCTGGACGCTGCACCGCGGCGAGACCGACCCGCCGCGCGGCTGGTACTCGCCGGGGTTCGGGCGCCGCGAACCCGCCGCGACCCTGATCGGCACCGGCGAGATCGGGCCGCCGGGGCTCGCGACGGTCCTGTGCTTCGCCGATGTCCCCCGTCCGGAGAGGAACCGCCCGTGA
- the asnB gene encoding asparagine synthase (glutamine-hydrolyzing), with protein MCGVAGTYLWPDGGPLTERLTAAVAHRGPDGSGRYAHRAGPGEVHLGHRRLSIVDLSPTGAQPMVSDGLALTYNGELYNAAELRADLRSAGVRFRGTSDTEVLLEAWRQWGVDCLPRLRGMFAFGIFDERTGELVLVRDQLGIKPLFLVRRDGGVAFASELKALAGALGSGLTVDDTALVASLLYYWVPDSRCAFREAEKLPPGSWLRLCPDGRSTAGRYFSLRDTAEEAAADPHGGPDLHDVVADSTRRHLIADVPVATFLSGGLDSSYLTALAARHTPGIAAYTVGFRAQDARFEAMPDDLRYARIVAERFRVDLREIEIAPDVTELLPLIVDHLDEPIGDPAAINTYLICRAAREAGVRVMLSGMGADELFGGYRKHLANTLAVRYRGLPAGLRGAVRGGVDRLPVAGARRGYRSVRFAKRFLSFADLPEETAFRRSYTMYDRAELIDLVHPDLAGSVDEVLAEHAAVYADTSLTDHVNRMCLADARMFLPGLNLTYTDRASMAASTEVRVPFVDVEVVRAAFRVPGRRKIVGRQGKAVLKRAALGTLPREIVHRPKGLFSAPLRAWMSRDLAAEVREVVNEGLLVSSGFLSREALARLVAEDAAGRQDHSKHLWHVVTLEHWYRGAVANGAGGGVTAPSGGSTVSVA; from the coding sequence GTGTGCGGAGTCGCCGGTACCTACCTCTGGCCCGACGGGGGCCCGCTGACGGAGCGGCTCACCGCCGCGGTCGCGCACCGCGGCCCCGACGGGTCCGGGCGCTACGCCCACCGGGCCGGTCCGGGGGAGGTGCACCTCGGGCACCGCCGCCTCTCGATCGTCGACCTGTCGCCGACCGGGGCGCAGCCGATGGTGTCCGACGGGCTCGCGCTGACCTACAACGGCGAGCTCTACAACGCCGCCGAGCTGCGCGCGGACCTGCGCTCGGCCGGGGTCCGGTTCCGCGGGACCTCCGACACCGAGGTGCTGCTGGAGGCCTGGCGGCAGTGGGGGGTCGACTGCCTGCCGCGGCTGCGCGGGATGTTCGCGTTCGGCATCTTCGACGAGCGCACCGGCGAGCTCGTGCTGGTCCGCGACCAGCTCGGCATCAAGCCGCTGTTCCTGGTCCGGCGCGACGGCGGGGTGGCGTTCGCCTCGGAGCTCAAGGCGCTGGCCGGGGCGCTCGGGTCGGGCCTGACCGTCGACGACACGGCGCTGGTGGCCTCGTTGCTCTACTACTGGGTGCCCGACAGCCGGTGCGCGTTCCGCGAGGCGGAGAAGCTCCCGCCCGGCAGCTGGCTGCGGCTGTGCCCCGACGGGCGGTCGACGGCCGGCCGGTACTTCTCGCTGCGCGACACCGCCGAGGAGGCGGCGGCCGACCCGCACGGCGGGCCGGACCTGCACGACGTCGTCGCCGACTCCACCCGGCGGCACCTCATCGCCGACGTCCCGGTGGCCACGTTCCTCTCCGGGGGCCTGGACTCCAGCTACCTCACGGCGCTCGCGGCGCGGCACACGCCGGGGATCGCGGCGTACACGGTCGGCTTCCGGGCGCAGGACGCGCGCTTCGAGGCGATGCCCGACGACCTGCGCTACGCCCGGATCGTCGCCGAGCGCTTCAGGGTCGACCTGCGCGAGATCGAGATCGCGCCGGACGTCACCGAGCTGCTGCCGCTGATCGTCGACCACCTCGACGAGCCGATCGGCGACCCGGCGGCGATCAACACCTACCTGATCTGCCGGGCCGCGCGCGAGGCCGGCGTGCGGGTGATGCTGTCCGGGATGGGCGCCGACGAGCTGTTCGGCGGCTACCGCAAGCACCTCGCCAACACCCTCGCGGTCCGGTACCGGGGCCTGCCCGCCGGGTTGCGGGGCGCGGTGCGCGGCGGCGTCGACCGGCTGCCGGTGGCGGGCGCGCGCCGGGGCTACCGCTCGGTGCGCTTCGCCAAGCGCTTCCTCAGCTTCGCCGACCTCCCGGAGGAGACGGCGTTCCGGCGCAGCTACACGATGTACGACCGGGCCGAGCTGATCGACCTCGTGCACCCGGACCTGGCCGGCTCGGTCGACGAGGTGCTGGCCGAGCACGCCGCGGTCTACGCCGACACGTCGCTGACCGACCACGTCAACCGCATGTGCCTGGCCGACGCGCGGATGTTCCTCCCCGGGCTCAACCTCACCTACACCGACCGCGCCAGCATGGCGGCCTCCACCGAGGTGCGGGTGCCGTTCGTCGACGTCGAGGTGGTCCGGGCGGCGTTCCGGGTGCCGGGGCGGCGCAAGATCGTCGGCCGGCAGGGCAAGGCGGTGCTCAAGCGGGCCGCGCTGGGCACGCTGCCCCGGGAGATCGTGCACCGGCCCAAGGGCCTGTTCAGCGCGCCGCTGCGGGCGTGGATGAGCCGTGACCTGGCCGCCGAAGTCCGCGAGGTCGTCAACGAGGGGTTGCTCGTCTCGTCGGGGTTCCTGTCCCGCGAGGCGCTCGCCCGGCTCGTCGCCGAGGACGCGGCGGGGCGGCAGGACCACTCCAAGCACCTGTGGCACGTCGTCACGCTCGAGCACTGGTACCGCGGGGCGGTCGCCAACGGCGCGGGCGGCGGCGTCACGGCCCCGTCCGGCGGCAGCACCGTCTCCGTGGCCTGA